One region of Passer domesticus isolate bPasDom1 chromosome 19, bPasDom1.hap1, whole genome shotgun sequence genomic DNA includes:
- the GDPD1 gene encoding lysophospholipase D GDPD1, translating to MSATLYVLSTIGGYVLTSALLLKCPGLLHRPKRQRFRCRHISHRGGAGENLENTMAAFHHAVNLGTDMLELDCHLTKDEQVVVSHDENLKRSTGVDVNISDLKYSELPPYLCKLDVTFQKESQCEGTDNRIPLLQEVFEAFPETPVNIDIKMNNDVLIRKVSELVSQYKREHLTVWGNVNYEIVCKCFKENSDIPTIFCAQRVLLLLGLFYTGLLPFVPFKEEFFEIPMPSIILKLKEPEKMSRSQKFVIWLADTLLMRKALFDHLTARGIQVYIWVLNEEEEYKRAFDLGATGVMTDYPTKLKEFLHNYPA from the exons ATGTCGGCCACGCTCTACGTGCTCTCCACGATAGGTGGATACGTCCTCACCTCCGCGCTTCTCCTCAagtgcccggggctgctccacCGGCCCAAGCGGCAGCGCTTTCGCTGCCGGCACATCTCGCACCGCGGCG GTGCTGGAGAGAACCTGGAGAACACAATGGCAGCCTTTCACCA CGCGGTTAATCTGGGGACAGACATGTTGGAGCTGGATTGTCACCTGACAAAAGATGAGCAAGTGGTTGTGTCCCATGATGAGAACCTGAAGAGATCAACAGGAGTTGATGTCAACATATCTGACCTCAAATACTCG GAACTTCCACCTTACCTCTGCAAGTTGGATGTCACCTTTCAGAAAG AAAGTCAGTGTGAGGGGACAGACAATCGTATCCCACTCCTGCAAGAGGTGTTTGAGGCATTTCCAGAAACTCCTGTCAACATTGACATCAAAATGAACAACGACGTGTTGATCAGAAAG GTCTCAGAGCTGGTGAGCCAGTACAAGAGAGAGCATCTGACCGTGTGGGGCAATGTCAATTATGAGATTGTGTGCAAGTGTTTCAAGGAG AACTCTGACATTCCCACCATCTTCTGTGCCCAGcgtgtcctgctgctccttggccTGTTCTACACTGGGCTGCTGCCCTTTGTTCCCTTCAAGGAGGAATTCTTTGAGATTCCCATGCCTTCCATCATCCTCAA GCTGAAAGAACCAGAGAAGATGTCAAGAAGCCAGAAATTTGTTATCTGGCTGGCTGACAC GCTGCTGATGAGGAAGGCACTGTTTGATCACCTCACAGCTCGGGGCATCCAG GTTTACATTTGGGTACTGAATGAAGAGGAGGAATACAAGAGAGCGTTTGATCTTGGAGCTACTGGAGTGATGACAGACTATCCAACAAAACTGAAGGAGTTCTTACATAATTACCCAGCATGA